A window of Malania oleifera isolate guangnan ecotype guangnan chromosome 5, ASM2987363v1, whole genome shotgun sequence contains these coding sequences:
- the LOC131155492 gene encoding cytochrome P450 94A1-like: MIIALGEIFLRCARQASALDGDQFMNSSVDYLERILIINISFSLSQFPSQLQLQLRSLLHISVKHPIGQRSSSLCSSAMFDLQLSTTLLLFLLPLISFLFLNLTAFLRKNSPSVPGKLPRSYPLIGSSLALSANKDRRIQWIADILMNSPSSTFLLQRSLGLRNIFTANPSNVQHILKTHFHLYQKGGFFRDTLQDFLGDGIFNADGETWKLQRQVSSHEFNTKSLRNFIENVVDAELSDRLLPILSAAAKNKTVLDFQDIFQRFAFDNVCKIAFGYDPGYLSPSLSQEKFAQAFEDATQISSDRFNSIFPLVWKLKKLFDIGSEKQLRMAINEVREFAKQVIEEKKQELREKSSLESVDLLSRFLSSGHSDENFVTEIVISFTLAGRDTTSSVLTWLFWLIFRSPEKEEKILAEIREKSEATVYEEVRDLVYTHASLCETMRLYPPVPASTKEAIADDVLPTGEVVKKGTRVTYHPYAMGRLEELWGVDWAEYKPERWLERDSIGGKWSFVGRDSYSYAVFQAGPRICLGKDMAFLQMKRVVAGVLRRFRVVPAAGEGYEPVFISYMTSKMKNGFPVRIEERADA; this comes from the coding sequence ATGATCATTGCCCTGGGCGAAATTTTTCTTAGGTGCGCTCGTCAAGCTTCTGCACTTGATGGTGATCAATTCATGAACAGTAGCGTTGACTATTTAGAGCGCATCTTAATTATAAATATCAGCTTTTCCCTGTCCCAATTCCCTTCACAATTACAATTACAATTACGTTCTCTTTTACACATTAGTGTTAAGCATCCAATAGGCCAGAGATCCTCCTCCCTCTGTTCGTCAGCCATGTTTGACCTTCAGCTCTCAACCACCCTCCTCCTCTTTCTTCTACCTCTCATTTCCTTCCTCTTCCTCAACCTCACTGCTTTTCTTAGAAAAAATTCACCTTCTGTGCCCGGTAAGCTTCCCAGATCTTACCCTTTGATTGGTTCCTCTCTTGCACTCTCTGCCAACAAAGACAGGCGAATCCAATGGATTGCGGATATCTTGATGAACTCCCCCTCCTCAACCTTCCTCCTCCAACGCTCCCTCGGCCTTCGCAACATCTTCACCGCAAACCCCTCCAATGTCCAGCACATCCTCAAGACCCATTTCCATCTCTACCAAAAAGGCGGCTTCTTCCGAGACACTCTGCAAGACTTTCTCGGCGACGGCATCTTCAACGCCGACGGCGAGACCTGGAAGTTGCAAAGACAGGTTTCCAGCCATGAATTCAACACCAAGTCGTTGCGTAATTTCATCGAAAACGTGGTGGACGCTGAGCTCTCCGACCGCCTCCTCCCCATCCTATCCGCTGCGGCCAAGAACAAAACTGTCCTCGATTTTCAAGATATCTTTCAAAGATTTGCTTTCGACAATGTTTGTAAGATTGCGTTCGGATATGATCCTGGGTACTTGTCTCCATCTCTTTCCCAAGAAAAATTTGCGCAGGCTTTCGAAGATGCCACCCAAATCAGCAGCGACAGATTCAATTCGATCTTTCCACTTGTGTGGAAACTGAAGAAACTTTTCGATATCGGATCCGAGAAGCAACTCCGAATGGCAATAAATGAAGTGCGCGAATTCGCAAAACAAGTCATCGAAGAAAAGAAACAAGAGTTGAGAGAAAAGTCTTCTCTCGAATCCGTCGATCTTTTGTCTCGGTTTTTGAGTTCGGGACATTCAGATGAAAACTTTGTCACGGAGATAGTCATCAGCTTCACACTGGCGGGTCGGGACACGACCTCTTCGGTTCTAACGTGGTTGTTCTGGCTTATCTTCCGCAGCCCAGAGAAGGAAGAAAAAATTCTCGCAGAGATCAGAGAGAAATCGGAAGCAACAGTTTACGAGGAAGTGAGGGATCTGGTGTACACGCACGCGTCGCTCTGCGAGACCATGAGGCTGTACCCGCCGGTGCCGGCCAGCACGAAGGAAGCGATCGCGGACGACGTGTTGCCGACCGGAGAGGTGGTGAAGAAGGGAACGCGGGTGACATATCATCCATACGCGATGGGGAGGTTGGAGGAGCTGTGGGGGGTGGACTGGGCGGAGTACAAGCCGGAGAGGTGGTTGGAGAGGGACTCAATAGGGGGAAAGTGGAGCTTTGTCGGGAGGGACTCGTACTCCTATGCAGTGTTTCAGGCGGGGCCGAGGATATGTTTGGGGAAGGACATGGCGTTCTTGCAGATGAAGAGGGTGGTGGCGGGGGTTTTGCGGCGGTTTCGGGTGGTGCCGGCGGCTGGAGAAGGCTATGAGCCGGTTTTTATTTCTTACATGACTTCTAAAATGAAAAACGGCTTCCCGGTGAGGATTGAGGAAAGGGCGGACGCTTGA